Genomic DNA from Alicyclobacillus fastidiosus:
TGGATATTGAACATTTCGAAATCGACGAGTAGGACCTCACAGCCTGTGGTCCTAACGAGTCTGATGATCGGGCTACTCGCCATATCGTTCTCCGCCATCTTCATCGAGTGGTCGACGGCGCCTGCTGCGGTGATTGGAATGTACCGGCTGTGGATGTCCGTACTTCTCTTGTCGCCATTTGCCCTTAAGCGCTGGCGTGAATTTGGAAGACTTTCCCTGCGAGACATCGGGCTCGTGTGTCTATCCGGCGTATTTCTAGGTCTCCACTTTTTATTTTGGATTCAATCGTTAAAGATGACTTCTGTCGCATCCTCGATGATCATCATCGCCTTAGAACCGATTTTCGTCCTCATCGGATCCGTGATCCTCTTTGGCAGCCGCGTCTCAAAGTCGGGGATCATCAGCATGCTGTTCGCCATTCTCGGGTGCGCCGTAGTGGCGTCCGCCGATCTCGGCAAGGGCGGAGGACACCTCTATGGAGACTTCCTGTCGCTCGTCGGGACGCTCGCCGTTTCCATCTATATGCTCGCGGGACAAAAGGTCCGCGCCAGCGTTTCGAGTACGACGTACAACGTGTTGGTCTTTCTGGTGGCCGGGTTGGTTCTATTTCTGTTCAACGTGATGACGAAGACCTCCCTCGTCTCCTACAGCGGCCACAACTGGCTGATGTTTACCTTGTTGGCCGTCGTGTCCACCGTACTCGGGCACGGCCTGTTTAACTGGCTACTCGACACAGTATCCGCGACGACCATCAGCATGACGATTTTAGGTGAACCAGTGGGGGCTATCGTCCTTGCCTATTTCCTACTAGGTCAACCGGTCCTACTGCTTCAAGGCGTCGGATCGGTGATGTGCCTCATCGGCGTGTTTTGGTTCTTGCGCACAAATTCGTCACGCCAATCCGATGATGAAGAAAATCCAGCCGGCCAAGAAACAGACTCCGCCTATCGGGGTGATGGCCCCGAGCGCTTTGACGCCGGTCATGCTTAACAGGTAGAGGCTGCCTGAGAACAAAATGATCCCAATGCTGAACAGCCAACCAGAGATATGCATCATGCGCCCGCCAACCCCGATACGAAGTAGTATCCCGACGGCGAGAAGAGCGAGCGCGTGATACATCTGATATTGATCCCCTGTGTGGAACACACTCAACATATCGGCAGAAATACGGTCTTTCAGCGCATGGGCGCCAAATGCGCCAAACGCCACCGACAAAAATGCAAAAACCGCTCCAGCAACAGCAAAGCCCATATTTGAAGATCCTCCCTTATACCTCTAACGCAGGCGGCCTGCGATGATTGGTCGCCTGCTCGTAGTCGTACGCCAAATGAATGAGCCGGGCCTCCGTGAACGCAGTGCCTGTAAAAGTGATGCCAAACGGTTTCCCTTCCCCAGTGTACCCAGCGGGTACCGTGATAGACGGATAGCCAGCCTTGGCCGCGATACTGCAACCAAAGTATGAAGGAAAGAGCAAGGCGTCCAATCGGTTCGCTTCAAGCGCATGATCGATGCCCTCGTCGCGAGACCAGGTCAAGTCGCGAAGGCGGCGCTCTATGTAGGCTGCCTCGGTGAGCGTTCCGCTCGTCGCCTCGGCCCGCTCGAAGAGAGCTTGGCCATACTTGAGCGCAATTTCTCGATGTGCTTCGTTGTATCGGATGACGTCCGCCAAAGACCGGTGCGGATTGGTATAGACCGTCTGGGAAAGATAGTGGTTCAACGCCACTTTGAATTCGTATACCATCACATCGATGTTTTCATTTTCTTCTGGCACTGGAAGGTCGATCGGGTCCACGAGGATGGCGCCTTGCTGTTTCAGGTCTCGAAGAGCTGCCTCGTAGATCGCCTTTTCGTCCCCAGAGAGACCGCCTTCGTAGTATCCTCGGACAATGCCCACGCGCGCCCCGGCCAAGCCACCAGCAGTCAACATCGAAAGATAGTTAGGAAAAATCGGTTGCGTCGATAGTGTCGCCGCATCCGCCCCATCGACGCCTGCAATCACCTGCAAGATGCGCGCGGCATCAGCGACGGTTCGCGCCATCGGGCCGGCTGTGTCCTGGCTCATCGAGATGGGGATGATACCGGTGCGACTCACCAGACCGACCGTAGGCTTGATACCAACCAGGCTGTTATTGTTGGACGGACTCAAAATCGATCCGCTCGTCTCCGTCCCAATCGCCGCCACTGCGAATCCTGCGGCAACCGCAGATCCGGAACCTGCACTGGATCCACCCACGTCGAATACACCTGGTCCGTACGGATTCAGCGTCTGACCACCTCGCGAACTGTAGCCATTGGTCATGTGATCGCTGATAAAATTCGCCCACTCCGTCAGATTGGCCTTGCCGATGATGACGGCTCCAGACTCGCGCAAGCGGCGAACAACCTCCGCATCGCGAATCGCACGATGTTCCGATAACGCGACCGACCCGGCAGTCGTATGCATGGCGTCCGCCGTATCCAGATTGTCCTTCACGACAATAGGAATGCCGTGCAGGGGTCCACGCCAGATGCCACGCGCCCGGTCCCGGTCAAGCGCCTGTGCAATCCAGAGTGCGTCAGGGTTCACTTCAATGACTGCACGCAAATTAGCTCCCTGTGTATTATGTTTGGCAATTTGTCCAAGGAACGCGCGGACAATTTCGTACGAGCTGATGTCTCCTCGCTCTTGCATGGCAATCAGTGTTTGTACGTCCCACGTAAGCGGACCACTCATCGTTCAGCGCCACCCTTCCCTATCGCGGTTCCAAAAATCCGCCTCTTGTCCGAGTTTCGCACACTCCTCTGAGAATGACAAACAGAGCCGAGGAATTCGCTCGGCTCTGTTTGACACATCGTCAATATGTGCCCGTGGTTATTGGAAGTTATTCAAATCTTGGCTGATATGGCTGCGAACCGTTTGTGGGTTGGTTCCAAATTGACCGAAGGTACTGTTCATAGCCTGCCCTTGCGATGCCATTCCCTGCGTGCCGAAGCCAGCTTGCGAACCAGCCTGATTCGAGAGGTCCTGTTGAATGTGTTGGCGCACCTCCTGCGGATTGGTGCCGTATTGACCGAAGGTGCTGTTCATAGCCTGCCCTTGCGATGCCATTCCCTGCGTGCCGAAGCCAGCTTGCGAACCAGCCTGATTCGAGAGGTCCTGTTGAATGTGTTGGCGCACCTCCTGCGGATTGGTGCCGTATT
This window encodes:
- a CDS encoding DMT family transporter, which gives rise to MNISKSTSRTSQPVVLTSLMIGLLAISFSAIFIEWSTAPAAVIGMYRLWMSVLLLSPFALKRWREFGRLSLRDIGLVCLSGVFLGLHFLFWIQSLKMTSVASSMIIIALEPIFVLIGSVILFGSRVSKSGIISMLFAILGCAVVASADLGKGGGHLYGDFLSLVGTLAVSIYMLAGQKVRASVSSTTYNVLVFLVAGLVLFLFNVMTKTSLVSYSGHNWLMFTLLAVVSTVLGHGLFNWLLDTVSATTISMTILGEPVGAIVLAYFLLGQPVLLLQGVGSVMCLIGVFWFLRTNSSRQSDDEENPAGQETDSAYRGDGPERFDAGHA
- a CDS encoding DUF423 domain-containing protein, which gives rise to MGFAVAGAVFAFLSVAFGAFGAHALKDRISADMLSVFHTGDQYQMYHALALLAVGILLRIGVGGRMMHISGWLFSIGIILFSGSLYLLSMTGVKALGAITPIGGVCFLAGWIFFIIGLA
- a CDS encoding amidase family protein, whose amino-acid sequence is MSGPLTWDVQTLIAMQERGDISSYEIVRAFLGQIAKHNTQGANLRAVIEVNPDALWIAQALDRDRARGIWRGPLHGIPIVVKDNLDTADAMHTTAGSVALSEHRAIRDAEVVRRLRESGAVIIGKANLTEWANFISDHMTNGYSSRGGQTLNPYGPGVFDVGGSSAGSGSAVAAGFAVAAIGTETSGSILSPSNNNSLVGIKPTVGLVSRTGIIPISMSQDTAGPMARTVADAARILQVIAGVDGADAATLSTQPIFPNYLSMLTAGGLAGARVGIVRGYYEGGLSGDEKAIYEAALRDLKQQGAILVDPIDLPVPEENENIDVMVYEFKVALNHYLSQTVYTNPHRSLADVIRYNEAHREIALKYGQALFERAEATSGTLTEAAYIERRLRDLTWSRDEGIDHALEANRLDALLFPSYFGCSIAAKAGYPSITVPAGYTGEGKPFGITFTGTAFTEARLIHLAYDYEQATNHRRPPALEV